The Pan troglodytes isolate AG18354 chromosome 6, NHGRI_mPanTro3-v2.0_pri, whole genome shotgun sequence genomic sequence agctatgatcatgccactccattccagctcgggcaacagtgagaccctgtctcaaaaacacaaaaacaaaaaaacaggcatgcaaagaagcagaaaaacagaACCCATAATGagtagaaaaataacaaagaaccaGAAATGGCATAGATGATGGAATTAGTGATCAGGACATTAAAACAGCTACTATGAATATTCCCCGTATGTTCAAGAAGAATGGAGAATGAACGAGAGTGAGGGACCGGAAACGACTGTGTTCCATGCTGAGGGTGGCAGAGGCTGGCCTGGATGCTGGATGAGGCTCAACTCGGGGGCCTGGGCTGTTGCACTGGGGCTGGACTGGGGATCACAGAAGAGGGCCAGGCCCGCGTGGGTCTCCAGGGCTGTGCTCAGGGGTGTGGTCTTCTGCAGTGGGGGCTTGGCTGGTGAGTGGAGACTCTGCGTGACTCTGGGGGAGTGGCCGAGAATGGGTGTAGCTATGTACTAGGGCGTGGTCATTGCGTAGGGGTTTGGGTGAAGCGTTAACAGTGGGTGGGCGTGGCTCGGGCTCGGGGGCGTGACCAGCACGCGGGGGCGTGGCTCAGGCTCGTGGAGGCGTCCGAGCTCCAGGGCAGCTCTGGGGCAGAACTGTCCGGATCTAACAATGCTTGGGGAGCCGGAGACCGGTGACCGATCTGTGGGCTAACTCAGGGCTGCCCGGGAGACATAGGCGGGCCGTGGGGGCAGGTGAAGGGTGCTGGACGTGCGAGCCTGGCACGCAGAAGCCAGAGGGCAGAGAGGAAAGGTCGTGAAGAGGGGGCGGGGCCTCTAACGCCCACCTTGTCCCCCGACAGCCGCCCTGCCCGCAGGCCATGTGGCCCccgctgttgctgctgctgctgctgctcccggCCGCCCCGGTCCCCACCGCCAAAGCCGCTCCCCTCCCGGATGCTAACACCCAGGAAGGCCTTCAGAACCTGCTCCAAGGTTTCAACCGCCCCATGCtggaggggaggggcggggaaGGGGACTGGGGGCGGGGGGATGGacgggaagagaggaagtcagggACGCAGAGAAAGGAATAGAGGAGACAGAAAGATGAGGCACTACAGACCCAGCACAGGGAACTGGATAAGGACAGGGGACCAGACAGGGGTGGGAGGATGACTGGTGGGGCCCCGAGGGTCAGAGCGTGGAGAACATGGGTTGGGCTGCTGGGCCCCTTGGCTTCGAGGCCGGCCACACACCTGGAACCCCCAGGGCACCTGCTGCGGGACAGGGACAGCGTCCCTGATGCCCCCCCTCCCCAGGCACAGCGACAGCACAGAGGACCAGGGGGCTGCCTGGCTGAAGAGCATCACCCTTTCTAGCCAGCACCAGGAAGCCCCCCTTTATCACCTTCCCCAGGAGTCGAGGCTGGCGGAGACGGAGAGCTGCAGGCAGACTCACACCTGGCCCCGGGCTCTGGCTGTATTGATGGGGCTGTGGTGGCCACACGACCAGAAAGCCGGGGAGGAAGTCCTGCGGCTCCGTGAGAGGTGTCCAGGGCTGCAGGCCACGGCGACAGGCTCCGGGGAACATGGGGCTTTCCCTGTCCACTCCCAAGGAGTGTGGGTCTCAACGCATTGGCAGGGGACGGCCGTGTGCCCTCTCCAGACCCCACCCCCAGATGcatttattagaaataataaagttCTTTCTTAGCTAGCGGTGCTGTTTCCTTTCGGGATGGGCCGGTGCCTGGTAGGCCAGGCTGTTCTGGGTTCCTCCCAGCTCCAAGCCTGGCCCTGTCTCCAGGAGGCATCTGCACTGGTTGAGTTCTCTGGGCCCCGTGTTCAGGCACTGTCTGTCTTCTGACGAAGCAGCTGAGTCCTCCATTCCCTGATGCTGACGTCCCCAGACCCTTCTCTGCACTCAGTCTGCCCATGTCACCTGAAGCCCCATATGTGTACTCGATCCCTCAATGTCACCTGCAGTCCTATTTGTCCACCGGGTCCCTgtcacctgcagccccagctgtcCACCCAGTCCATCACCTGCAGTGGGTTTGTCCCTGTCACCTGAAGCCCTGTCTGTGCACTCCGTCCCTGACTGTCACCTGCAGCCCTGCCTGTGCTTCCGGTCCCTGACCTGTCACCTGCAGCTCCATGTGTGCACCTGGTCCCTGACCTGTCGTCTGCAGCCACTCTGTGCTCTGTCCTTAACTGTCATTTGTAGCCCTGTCTGAACACTCCGCCCCTGACTCTGTCACCTCTAGATGCTGCAGCCCGTGGGTGTCCCATTTGCTGGTTCCTAACCTCTCCAATGGTGGGGCACTCGGCTCTTACTCAAGGCCACCTGAGATCTCAGAGGAGCATGCTGAGTTGGGCACAGCAAGCGTGTCTAGTCCTGCTCCCCCACGGAGCACTGCTTACCACACTGAGCCTCCTGGCCCCAGCCTCAGTAACAGCACACGCTGGAGCCGCCCTTGTTACTTTCTGTCTCAGTGACTTCAAAAATACCAGccctggtggtttttttttttttttttcttttgtttgagacagagttttgctcttgttgcccaggctggagagcaatggcacaatctcggctcaccgcaacctctgcctcccaggttcaagtgattctcctgcctcagcctcctgagtagctgggattacaggcgtgtgccaccatgcccagctaatttttgtatttttagtagaaacaggggtttcatcatattggttaggctggtctcgagctcctgacctcaggtgatccgcccacctcggcttctcaaagtgctgggattacaagcatgtgccaccgcgcccagcaggtggtttcttaaaatgttaaacccACACCTGCctatgacccagccattccatggCCTGGACACTTACCCAAGAGGCATGAAAGCACACGCCTCACAAACACTTGTACACAAATGCTCGTGGCAGCTTGATTTATAATTGCCGAAgtttagaaacaacccaaatagcAACAGGTAGAATGGATAAACACCATGATACAGCCTCATGAGGGAATGttcatcagcaataaaaagaattactgatacatgcaacatgAATGGGTCTCAGAAacacattctgaaaaaaaataaaagccactaAAAAATACtgcatataattctttttttttttttgagacagagtctcgctctgtagccccaggctggagtgcagtggcgcgatctcggcttactgtgagctctgcctcccaggttcacgccattctcctgcctcagccccccgagtagctggcactacaggcgcctgccaccgcgcccggctaattttttttgtatttttagtagagacggggtttcaccgtgttagccaggatggtctcgatctcccaacctcgtgatctgcctgccttggcttcccaaagtgctgggattacaggtgtaagccaccgcgccctgccaaatACTGCATATAATTCTATCCTTGATGAAATCCTAGAAAAGGCAAAAtctcaggccaggcacaatggctcacacctgtactcccagcactttgggaggctaaggtgggtggattgaggtcaggggttcaagaccagcctgaccaacatggtgaaaccctgtctcttctaaaaatacaaaaaaattagccaggcattgtggtgtgcacctgtaatcccagctactcgggaggctgaggcaggagaatcgcttgaacccgggacggggaggttgcagtaagccaagatccagactgggcaacagagcgagactctgtctcaaaaataataataattaattaattaacggGGTGTGATAGTGTGCTCTTGTAGTCcctattcagggggctgaggtgggaggatcgcttgagcccaggaggttgaggctgcagtgagccgtgactgcacctctgtgctccagcctgggcaatagagtgagaccctgtctcaaaagaaactcGAGTCTACACTGACAGCAGATCCGAGATTGCCTGGGGATGAGGGTGGGAGAGGATGGGGTGACGGGGACACAGGGAAGCTTCTGGGGGTGATATGCTtcggctgtgtccacacccaaatctcatctcgaattgtaatctgactcgtaatccccaggtgtcaggggagggacctggtgggaggtgattgaatcatcaGCGTGGCTTCCTCCGTGCCGTCTGGTGAtagggagttctcacgagatctgatggttttataagtgccAGTTCCTCCCGCCCACTCTGGTGAAGAAGGGGTTCGCTCTGCCTTCTGCTaggattgtaaatttcctgagacctcccagcCTTgtgaaccgtgagtcaattaagcctctttcctttataaattacccagtcttgggtatttctttatagcaacatgaaaaCAGACCAATACAGGGGGCTATTGGCCCATCTTCTTTGTGGCGACGGTGTCACAGGTGTACATATCTATGTCAAACTCATTGAAACCACACAATTAAATGGATGCAGTTTACTATATCCATCAGACCTCGGTAAACTAGCAAAGCCAGCTCTCTGTGCTCAGAGCCCCGCCCGGAAGGAACCCTGCAGCCTTTTCAGATCCTTGTCTGTTCCTCCCGGTCCCCTCAGTCTCTGTGAGAACCTGAGCCAGGTTCCCTCTGCACCATGGAGAATGGTGAGTGGGTGGAGGCGCCCCCCCCCCATCGTCCCTGCCCATAATCACGCCTGGGAGGTTGTCACTGCCGCTGCCTCTGCACCCCCAGAGCCACACTGAGAGTGGCGTAGCCTTTGCTCCCTCTGTGTGGCATGCCTCACCCTGCAGGtctgccctggcctcctgcctggCCGCTCTGCCATGGCACGGTCAGTGCCCAAGGACGGATGCAATTTAGGGGACCTGCCTTGAGGTCTGGCATCTCCTGGTGTTGTCTATTTGCTTTGTTTGGTTGCTAATTGGCATTCCGTTTTTAGGCCTGATATAAGTTATTTGAGACCCAGTTGTATCCTATCATCTTTGGCCCAGGTAAAGCCTCCCCTCCAAGTGGTTGATTGTGATGCAGCCCACCTGTTCCTCATCCTGCCAACCCCCAAACCCAACACACTCACAGCTGCTGACCATGCTGGAACCTTCGGGCCAACACCTGCGTCATGAAAATCAGTTCCCTTCACAggagtttcctttccttttctttctcttctttttcttttttgagacagagttttgctcttgttgcccagactggagtgcaatggcgcaatctcagctcactgcaacctccacctcccgggttcaagcgattttcctgcctcagcctcctgagtagctgggattacaggcatatgcaactacacccagctaattttgtatttttagtagagacggggtttctccatgttggtcaggctggtctcgaactcccgacctcaggtgatccgcccaccttggcctcccaaagtgctgggattacaggtgtgagccaccacacccggactcctttctttctctacctttccttcccttccttccctccctccctccctcccttcttccttccttccctccctccttccttccctccctcccttcctccttccttccctccctccctccttccctcccttcttccctccttccttccctccctccctcccttcctccttccctccctccctcccttcctccttccctccctccctcccttcctccttccctccctccctcccttcctccttccctccctccctccttccttccctcccttcttccctccctccttccttccctcccttcttccctccttccttccctccctccttccctcccttcttccctccttccttccctccctccttccctcccttcttccctccctccttccctccctccttccctccctccttccctcccttcttccctccctcccttcctccttccctccctccctccttccttccctcccttcttccctccctccttccttccctcccttcttccctccttccttccctccctccctcccttcttccctccctcccttcctccttccctccctccctccttccttccctccctccttccttccctcccttcttccctccttccttccctccttccttccctccctccctcccttcttccttccttccctccctccttccttccctccctccctcccttcctccttccctcccttcttccctccttccttccctcccttcttccctccttccttccctccctccctcccttcctccttccctccctccctcccttcctccttccctccctccctccttccctccctccctcccttcctccttccctccctccctcccttcctccttccctccctccctcccttcctccttccctccctccctccttccttccctcccttcttccctccctccttccttccctcccttcttccctccttccttccctccctccttccctcccttcttccctccctcccttcctccttccctccctccctccttccttccctcccttcttccctccctccttccttccctcccttcttccctccttccttccctccctccctccctcccttcttccttccttccctccctccttccttccctccctccctcccttcctccttccttccctccctccctccttccctcccttcttccctccttccttccctccctccctcccttcctccttccctccctccctcccttcctccttccctccctccctcccttcctccttccctccctccctcccttcctccttccctccctccctcccttcctccttccctccctccctccctccttccctccctccctcccttcctccttccctccctccctcccttcctccttccctccctccctccttccttccctcccttcttccctccctcccttcctcctttcctccttccttttcttcccttcccatttttctctctctctctctctctttctttctctccctccctttctctctcttcttttttttttttttttgagatggaatcttgctctgtcgcccaggctggagtgcggtggcgcgatctctgctcactgcaagctctgctacccgggttcacgccattctcctgcctcagcctcccgagcagctaggactacaggcgcccgccaccacgcccggctaatgttttgtatttttagtagagacagggtttccccatgttcgtcaggatggtctcgatctcctgacctcatgattggcctgcctcggcctcccaaagtgctgggattactggagtgagccaccgtgcccggcctctcttttttcttttactttctcttttttctttttctttctcttctttttctctctttttctttctttttctttctctttttctttctctctcccccctctctttctctctttttctctttctctcctttctcctctttctcttctgtccttttcttttctctttttttctttttgttttttgagacgaagtcttgctctatcgccaggctggatgcagtggcgtgattccggctcactgcaacctccaccttccaggttcaagcaattctcctgtctcagcctcctgagtagctgggattactactaatttttgtatttttagcagacatgcggtttcatcatattggccaggttggtctcaaactcctgacctcaagtgatccacccgcctcagcctcccaaagtgttcttttcttttctcctcctcctcttcccctttcctttccctgtttctctcaacagagtctggctctgtcgcccaggctggagtgcagtggtacaatcatggctcactgaagccttaaactcctaggctcaagtgattctcttgcgtcagtctcccaagtagctgagactacaggcctgtgccaccacccttggctcatctttaaaaaaaatttattttctttttctttctttctttctttctttttttttttttttttttgaggcgggggTCTcgtatgttgcccagactggctcaaactcctggcctcaagtgatctgcccaccttggcctcccaaaatgctgggattgcaggcgtgagccaccacacccagccctgtttTCCATTTTAACTGAAACGTCCTGACCAATAGTTTCCAGAAATGGCATTGGACTATTGTAGCTGCAAACCCAGGATGGGCTGGGCAGTCTTCGGcatacaagtgtgtgtgtgtgcacgaaaatgattgcttttcttttccataaACCCTCTTACAAGCTCCTGACGGCAGAAATGGGCTGTGTTTCCTGCTGTGTCACACAACACTCAGCTTGGCAGACGTTCAGTTCTCGAAGCCTTTTTCTCCCATCGAGGACAAGCACGCAGGTGGCTGTGTCTGTCACACACTGTACAGAGAGGCTGTTCCCAGACACTCCAGCCCCTGTTTCCACTTTCCTATTGCCTCCAGTGGTGATCGTGTGGGACAGCGTAAAATGCTAGGGTCCTGTTGTTCAAAGGCTGAAAAGTGAAATTTACGCTcatggatagatgggtgagttGGCAGTGATTGAAAATAAAtggggctaggtgtggtggctcatgcctgtaatcccaacactctgggaggccaaggcgtggggaccacctgaagtcaggagttcgagaccagcctggccaacgtggtgaaaccgcatctctactaaaaacacaaaaattagccaggtggggtggcagacgcgtcatcccagctactcggtaggctgaggcaggagaatcacttgaacccaggagatggaggttgcagtgagccaagatcatgccacagcacttcatcctggctgacagagcaagattgtctcaaaaataaataaataaataaaaataaattgactaCTCACAGGAGTACTTTGATCTCTGTTGGGAGGTAAAGAACCACTATTTCTTTACAGTTCTTTTcaatagagtcagggttttgtcatgttgcccaggctggcctggaactcctgggttcaagcgattcacctgcctcggcttcccaaagtgctgggattacaggtgcacccagTCTAcaaccttttctctctttcctttctctctttcctttcttcctttctttcctttctttcctttttctttcttttctttcttcctctcaacagggtctcactctgtcacccaggctggagtgcagtggcataatctcagctcactgcaacctccgtctcccaggttcaagtgactctcctgacttagcctcccgagtagctgggattacaggtgtgagccaccacgcccagctaatttttctatttttagtagacacagagtctcatcatgttggccaggctggtcttgaactcctgacttcaagtgatttgcctgcctcggccttccaaagtgctgggattacaggtgtgagccacagtgcccagactAAAACCACTCTTGCTTAAAGCTTTGTGGCTAAAGTGATGACACCTTCTCCTCCTGCTGTGTCCTGGGCATAGCCGGGGGCATAGCTGGGCATTTCTACACTGCCACAGGCTCATTTTCTGGTAGGTCTTCACTTGAGCCAAGCCAGAGGAGTGGGCCTGGGGTGACATTGGCCTTCAGCAGGCTCAGTGGCGGAGCAAGGGAGATGTGGGAGGATCTAGAAAAGGggttaggctgggcgtggtggctcacgcctgtaatcccagcactttgggaggccaaggcaggtggatcatttgaggtcaagagttcgagaccagcctggccaacatggtgaaaccccgtctctaccaaaaatacaaaaattagctgggcgtagtggtgggtgcctgtaatcccagctactaggaggctgagacagaagaattgcttgaacttgggaggcagaggttgcagtgagccgagatcacaccactgcactccagcctgggtgatagagcgagactcagtgtcaaaatagaaaagaaaagggtaAGTAtggtggtcacacctgtaatc encodes the following:
- the LOC740298 gene encoding uncharacterized protein LOC740298 is translated as MLGEPETGDRSPPCPQAMWPPLLLLLLLLPAAPVPTAKAAPLPDANTQEGLQNLLQGVEAGGDGELQADSHLAPGSGCIDGAVVATRPESRGGSPAAP